From Oryza sativa Japonica Group chromosome 4, ASM3414082v1, one genomic window encodes:
- the LOC4335062 gene encoding tyrosine N-monooxygenase: MFPSSVNMREQNNIIIISIAMTILLLVVFFCRMLGNMAGKNKRKKQPKLPPGPATMPVLGNIHQILMNKPVFRWIHRLLDEMDTEILCLRLGSVHVIAIASPEMAREALRRNDAVLTSRPVSFAWRAFSFGYKNTVGSTGDQWKKMRRMLASEILSSAMERRMLGQRVEEADHLVNYIYRNCNNGTVDIRHVTRHFCGNIIRKLVFGRRHFAFGAGNIGPGRDEEAHIDALFTALDYLGAFSISDYFPSLVLNGLMSTFRRLHDPIIMERMEEWRAPRRNGDERREVADFLDVLISLDDAQGKPLLSLDEVKAETLEIILNSVDNPSNAVEWALAEMVNNPKVMKKAVDELDMVVGKERLVEESDIHSLTYLKACIREAFRIHPYHPFNPSHVAIANITIAGFMIPKGSHIILSRIGLGRNPRARDNPLEFRPERHLKNTDNVVLAEPELRFLSFSAGRRGCPAVSLGTSITMMLWAEKLNTDVIKKHICN, encoded by the exons ATGTTTCCCAGTAGTGTAAATATGCGGGAGCAAAATAATATCATAATAATATCAATAGCCATGACCATCCTCCTACTCGTTGTGTTCTTCTGTCGGATGTTGGGTAACATGGCGGGCAAGAACAAGAGGAAGAAGCAACCTAAGCTACCACCCGGGCCAGCTACTATGCCGGTGTTGGGTAACATTCACCAGATTCTGATGAACAAGCCGGTGTTCAGGTGGATCCACCGCCTTCTCGACGAGATGGACACCGAGATCCTGTGCCTCCGTCTCGGCAGCGTCCATGTGATCGCCATCGCCTCACCGGAGATGGCCCGGGAGGCCCTGCGCAGGAACGATGCCGTGCTGACTTCCCGGCCGGTATCGTTCGCGTGGCGGGCGTTCAGCTTTGGGTACAAGAACACCGTTGGGTCGACGGGCGATCAGTGGAAGAAAATGAGGCGGATGCTCGCGTCGGAGATCCTCTCATCGGCCATGGAGCGGCGAATGCTTGGCCAGCGCGTCGAGGAGGCTGACCACCTTGTCAATTACATCTACAGGAACTGTAATAATGGCACTGTAGACATCCGGCACGTAACGAGACACTTCTGTGGCAACATCATCAGGAAGCTGGTGTTTGGCCGGAGACACTTCGCCTTCGGCGCTGGCAATATCGGCCCTGGCCGTGATGAGGAGGCCCACATTGACGCGCTCTTCACGGCGCTAGACTACCTCGGCGCATTCTCCATCTCCGACTACTTCCCGTCGTTGGTTCTCAATGGCCTGATGAGTACATTCAGACGGCTGCATGATCCAATCATAATGGAGAGGATGGAAGAATGGAGGGCTCCCAGGAGAAATGGTGATGAGAGGAGAGAAGTTGCCGATTTTCTGGATGTGTTGATCTCCTTGGACGATGCACAGGGAAAACCGTTGTTGTCACTTGATGAGGTCAAGGCAGAAACGCTG GAAATAATCCTTAATTCGGTAGACAACCCATCAAATGCTGTAGAGTGGGCACTGGCAGAGATGGTGAACAATCCAAAGGTCATGAAGAAAGCAGTAGATGAACTCGATATGGTTGTCGGTAAAGAAAGGCTTGTCGAGGAATCCGACATTCACAGCCTCACATACCTCAAGGCGTGTATCCGGGAGGCGTTCCGCATCCACCCCTACCACCCATTCAACCCTTCCCATGTCGCGATCGCTAACATCACCATCGCTGGATTCATGATCCCAAAGGGTAGCCATATCATTTTAAGCCGAATTGGGCTTGGTCGAAACCCTAGAGCACGGGATAACCCACTCGAATTCCGACCAGAGCGACATTTGAAGAATactgataatgtggtgctagcTGAGCCAGAGTTACGGTTTTTATCATTCAGTGCTGGTAGGCGTGGCTGCCCCGCCGTATCACTCGGAACTTCAATTACAATGATGCTTTGGGCCGAAAAACTCAATACTGatgtaataaaaaaacatatttgtaattaa
- the LOC4335063 gene encoding tyrosine N-monooxygenase, with protein sequence MHKNNDTIMPSQLIAQNDHAYVLTFLMSIAMAILLLVALFYRIKKQAAAMAAKRKQQPKLPPGLATMPVVSNMHQMLMNKPVFRWIHRLLDEMDTEILCLRFGRVHVIAVASPEMAREVLRKKDAMLASRPSSFVSRTFSFGYKNTIMSPAGDQWRKMRQVLTSEILSPAMERRMLGRRVEEADHLVNYVYSHCNDGTVDVRHVTRHFCGNIIRKLVFGRRHFNSGDGNIGPGRDEEAHIDALFTALDYHGAFSVSDYFPTLVGLDLDGHEEVVNGLMNTFNRLHDPIIMERIEEWKSLRTKGDKRREVADFLDVLISLEDAQGKPFLSVDEIKAETLEIILATVDNPSNAVEWALAEMVNNPKVMKKAVDELDMVVGRERLVEESDIHNLTYLKACIREAFRLHPYHPFNPPHVAIADTTVAGYMIPKGSHVMLSRIGLGRNPRAWDKPLEFQPERHLKNTGTVVLAEPELRFVSFSAGRRGCPAVSLGTSITMMLFARLLQGFSWSIPPGGDRIELQESATSLQLSKPLLMQAKPRLLLHLYEADVLN encoded by the exons ATGCACAAGAACAACGATACCATCATGCCATCACAACTCATCGCCCAAAATGACCATGCATATGTCCTCACCTTTCTGATGTCAATAGCCATGGCCATCCTCTTGCTCGTTGCGTTGTTCTATCGGATCAAGAAGCAGGCAGCTGCCATGGCGGCCAAGAGGAAGCAACAACCCAAGCTACCACCCGGGCTAGCTACCATGCCGGTGGTTAGCAACATGCACCAAATGCTGATGAACAAGCCGGTGTTCAGGTGGATCCACCGCCTGCTCGACGAGATGGACACCGAGATCCTGtgcctccgtttcggtcgcgtCCACGTgatcgccgtcgcctcgccggaGATGGCCCGGGAGGTCCTGCGCAAGAAGGACGCCATGCTCGCCTCCCGGCCATCGTCGTTCGTGTCGCGGACGTTCAGCTTTGGGTACAAGAACACCATCATGTCGCCGGCCGGTGACCAGTGGAGGAAGATGAGGCAGGTGCTCACGTCGGAGATCCTCTCGCCGGCCATGGAGCGGCGGATGCTCGGCCGGCGCGTCGAGGAGGCTGACCACCTTGTCAATTACGTCTACAGCCACTGTAATGATGGCACTGTAGACGTCCGGCACGTAACGAGACACTTCTGTGGCAACATCATCAGGAAGCTGGTGTTTGGCCGGAGACACTTCAACTCCGGCGATGGCAATATCGGCCCTGGCCGTGATGAGGAGGCTCACATCGACGCGCTCTTCACGGCGCTGGACTACCACGGCGCCTTCTCCGTCTCCGACTACTTCCCGACACTGGTTGGGCTTGACTTGGATGGCCATGAGGAGGTTGTCAATGGCCTGATGAACACATTCAATAGGCTGCACGATCCTATCATAATGGAGAGGATAGAAGAATGGAAATCTCTCAGGACAAAAGGTGATAAGAGGAGAGAAGTTGCCGATTTTCTGGACGTGTTGATCTCCTTGGAGGATGCACAAGGGAAACCGTTTTTGTCAGTAGATGAGATCAAGGCAGAAACGCTG GAAATAATCCTTGCTACCGTGGACAACCCATCAAATGCTGTAGAGTGGGCACTGGCAGAGATGGTGAACAATCCAAAGGTCATGAAGAAAGCAGTGGATGAACTCGATATGGTTGTTGGTAGAGAAAGGCTTGTTGAGGAATCCGACATTCACAACCTCACATACCTCAAGGCATGTATCCGGGAGGCGTTCCGCCTCCACCCCTACCACCCATTCAACCCACCCCATGTCGCGATCGCAGACACCACCGTCGCGGGATACATGATCCCAAAGGGTAGCCATGTCATGTTAAGCCGAATTGGGCTCGGTCGAAACCCTAGAGCATGGGATAAACCACTCGAATTCCAACCAGAGCGACATCTGAAAAATACTGGTACTGTGGTGCTAGCTGAGCCAGAGTTACGTTTTGTATCGTTCAGTGCTGGTAGGCGTGGCTGTCCTGCCGTGTCACTCGGAACATCAATTACAATGATGCTATTTGCAAGGCTTCTGCAGGGGTTCAGTTGGAGCATACCACCAGGTGGTGACAGGATTGAGCTTCAAGAGTCAGCTACAAGCCTGCAATTGTCTAAACCATTACTTATGCAAGCAAAACCACGATTACTACTTCATCTATATGAGGCGGATGTATTAAATTAG